The following are encoded in a window of Cyprinus carpio isolate SPL01 chromosome A13, ASM1834038v1, whole genome shotgun sequence genomic DNA:
- the LOC109073261 gene encoding muscular LMNA-interacting protein-like: MALEEPHRTLGKLTTVFATKLKSFTFVPFLKRLPVENRVWKKVLQTSRPSKTSQEPGDIKKSMAEEGVYKAEVVYVQDPEEHQLEETLKNTTQSEIQSTDNLTLKPLTMLAGPHTEFGSKPPESSPTTMETTDNKYPGISHLGFHSPSEAAEVSSGLFSNSSSQRGDALSPASSMDFCTSPASSKESIFFEGWDKERSWSALNMFSRDGSPGPLSGSVSPCSSIRSGAFTPSVVRIKHYSLAPGSSLLQMSSACGTPCCDSRASSPCSLTPRARHKPPPTQLSLLTAILRKGRLPVLSSALQRPYTPCWPFSPVNMSSCSACSAASSVAPMNVSKAKSCSSIDRPCTESCQVSKTQLRKPDHSSLSVS, translated from the exons CTCACCACTGTATTTGCAACCAAGCTGAAGTCTTTCACCTTTGTGCCGTTTCTAAAAAGACTACCTGTTGAGAACAGGGTCTGGAAAAAGGTACTTCAGACAAGCAGACCAAGCAAG ACTTCACAAGAGCCAGGGGACATTAAAAAGAGCATGGCGGAAGAGGGAGTCTACAAAGCAGAGGTTGTTTACGTCCAAGACCCTGAAGAGCACCAGTTGGAAGAAACGCTCAAGAACACCACTCAAAGTGAG attCAGTCAACTGACAATTTAACCCTCAAACCACTCACCATGCTGGCTGGTCCTCACACAGAATTTGGTAGCAAACCTCCTGAGTCTAGCCCTACCACCATGGAAACCACTGATAACAAATACCCTGGCATTTCTCATCTAGGCTTTCACAGCCCTTCAGAGGCTGCTGAGGTCAGCTCAGGTCTGTTTTCAAATAGCTCATCCCAGAGGGGGGATGCCCTAAGCCCTGCCAGCTCCATGGATTTTTGTACTTCCCCTGCTTCTTCTAAGGAGTCTATTTTCTTCGAGGGCTGGGACAAAGAGAGGAGCTGGTCAGCACTTAACATGTTCTCACGGGATGGTTCTCCTGGCCCCCTTAGTGGCTCAGTTTCCCCATGTTCTTCCATAAGATCAGGGGCTTTCACACCCTCTGTGGTGAGAATCAAGCATTACTCCTTGGCTCCAGGCTCCAGTCTGCTGCAGATGTCGTCCGCTTGCGGAACACCCTGCTGTGACAGTCGAGCAAGCTCACCCTGTTCTCTTACACCCCGTGCCCGGCACAAACCCCCTCCAACACAGCTCTCCCTGTTAACGGCCATTCTCAGGAAAGGTCGCCTTCCTGTCCTGTCCTCTGCTTTACAAAGACCTTACACACCCTGCTGGCCCTTCAGTCCAGTTAACATGTCCTCTTGTTCAGCATGCTCAGCTGCTTCTTCTGTTGCACCCATGAATGTGTCCAAAGCAAAGTCTTGTTCCTCCATAGATAGACCCTGTACTGAGTCTTGCCAGGTCTCAAAGACACAACTACGGAAACCAGACCACAGTTCTCTTTCAGTATCATAA